From the Xiphophorus maculatus strain JP 163 A chromosome 20, X_maculatus-5.0-male, whole genome shotgun sequence genome, one window contains:
- the LOC102234061 gene encoding intermediate filament protein ON3-like isoform X2 → MSLSRTKRISSSSSVRCSSGSRRFSGFAPASGPFSGVSLSTSSLFAGASGPHGGLGASLTSLSVNKSLLAPLNLEIDPNLSMSRAHEKEQIKSLNNRFASFIDKVRFLEQQNKMLETKLELLQSQSVSRSNVEPLFEAYMAVLRRQNDLVNNDKTKLDGELRNMQGLVEDFKHKYEEEINKRNNLENDFVILKKDVDSAYLVKADLEDKVGALTDEINFLRSVYEEELRELQASIRDTSVVVQMDNSRSLNMEQIVVEVKAQYEEIAARSREEAEAWYKSKMSVQASQFGDELRIVKGEVAEVNRLISRLQSEIEAVKAQRAGLENQLAEAEERGELAVKEAKARTRDLEDALQRAKQDMARQLREYQDLMNLKLALDIEIATYRKLLEGEEDRLGQQSILNIQAVSSPVPKYSNGYQSSSSSSSPAPKLLIKTIETRDNSRYSSH, encoded by the exons ATGAGTCTGAGTCGGACCAAGCGGATCAGCTCCAGCAGCTCCGTCCGCTGCAGCAGCGGCTCCCGGCGGTTCAGTGGCTTCGCTCCGGCTTCGGGGCCGTTCAGCGGTGTGTCGCTCAGCACCAGCTCCCTGTTCGCCGGTGCCAGCGGGCCCCACGGCGGGCTGGGGGCCTCGCTCACCTCGCTGTCAGTCAACAAGAGCCTGCTGGCCCCACTGAACCTGGAGATCGACCCCAACCTGTCCATGAGCCGAGCGCACGAGAAGGAGCAGATCAAGAGCCTCAACAACCGCTTCGCTAGCTTCATCGAcaag GTACGTTTTCTGGAGCAGCAGAACAAGATGCTGGAGACgaagctggagctgctgcagtcTCAGAGCGTGAGTCGCTCCAACGTGGAGCCGCTGTTCGAGGCCTACATGGCGGTGCTGCGGCGGCAGAACGACCTGGTGAACAACGACAAAACCAAACTGGACGGGGAGCTGAGGAACATGCAGGGCCTGGTGGAGGACTTCAAgcacaa ATACGAGGAGGAGATCAACAAGCGAAACAACCTGGAGAACGACTTTGTCATCCTTAAGAAG GATGTAGACTCGGCCTACCTGGTCAAAGCAGATCTGGAGGATAAGGTTGGCGCTCTGACCGATGAAATCAACTTCCTGCGCAGCGTCTACGAGGAG GAGCTGCGTGAGCTGCAGGCCAGCATCAGAGACACGTCGGTGGTGGTGCAGATGGACAACAGCCGCAGCCTGAACATGGAGCAGATCGTCGTGGAAGTCAAAGCCCAGTATGAGGAAATCGCCGCCCGCAGCAGAGAGGAAGCCGAGGCCTGGTACAAGAGCAAG ATGTCGGTCCAAGCCAGTCAGTTTGGAGACGAGCTTCGCATCGTGAAGGGAGAGGTCGCCGAGGTCAACCGGCTGATCAGTCGTCTGCAGAGTGAGATCGAGGCTGTGAAAGCGCAG CGAGCCGGATTGGAAAACCAGCTGGCTGAAGCAGAGGAGCGAGGAGAGCTGGCGGTGAAAGAGGCTAAAGCTCGAACCCGAGACCTGGAGGACGCTCTGCAGAGAGCCAAGCAGGACATGGCCCGGCAGCTGAGGGAGTACCAG GACTTGATGAACCTGAAACTGGCTCTGGACATCGAGATCGCCACCTACAGGAAGCTGTTGGAGGGAGAGGAGGACAG ACTCGGGCAGCAGTCCATCCTGAACATCCAGGCCGTCTCCAGCCCCG TTCCTAAATACAGTAACGGCTaccaaagcagcagcagcagcagctctccgGCTCCGAAGCTGCTCATCAAAACCATCGAGACCAGAGATAACTCCAGATACAGCTCCCACTGA
- the LOC102234061 gene encoding intermediate filament protein ON3-like isoform X1 produces MSLSRTKRISSSSSVRCSSGSRRFSGFAPASGPFSGVSLSTSSLFAGASGPHGGLGASLTSLSVNKSLLAPLNLEIDPNLSMSRAHEKEQIKSLNNRFASFIDKVRFLEQQNKMLETKLELLQSQSVSRSNVEPLFEAYMAVLRRQNDLVNNDKTKLDGELRNMQGLVEDFKHKYEEEINKRNNLENDFVILKKDVDSAYLVKADLEDKVGALTDEINFLRSVYEEELRELQASIRDTSVVVQMDNSRSLNMEQIVVEVKAQYEEIAARSREEAEAWYKSKFDQMSVQASQFGDELRIVKGEVAEVNRLISRLQSEIEAVKAQRAGLENQLAEAEERGELAVKEAKARTRDLEDALQRAKQDMARQLREYQDLMNLKLALDIEIATYRKLLEGEEDRLGQQSILNIQAVSSPVPKYSNGYQSSSSSSSPAPKLLIKTIETRDNSRYSSH; encoded by the exons ATGAGTCTGAGTCGGACCAAGCGGATCAGCTCCAGCAGCTCCGTCCGCTGCAGCAGCGGCTCCCGGCGGTTCAGTGGCTTCGCTCCGGCTTCGGGGCCGTTCAGCGGTGTGTCGCTCAGCACCAGCTCCCTGTTCGCCGGTGCCAGCGGGCCCCACGGCGGGCTGGGGGCCTCGCTCACCTCGCTGTCAGTCAACAAGAGCCTGCTGGCCCCACTGAACCTGGAGATCGACCCCAACCTGTCCATGAGCCGAGCGCACGAGAAGGAGCAGATCAAGAGCCTCAACAACCGCTTCGCTAGCTTCATCGAcaag GTACGTTTTCTGGAGCAGCAGAACAAGATGCTGGAGACgaagctggagctgctgcagtcTCAGAGCGTGAGTCGCTCCAACGTGGAGCCGCTGTTCGAGGCCTACATGGCGGTGCTGCGGCGGCAGAACGACCTGGTGAACAACGACAAAACCAAACTGGACGGGGAGCTGAGGAACATGCAGGGCCTGGTGGAGGACTTCAAgcacaa ATACGAGGAGGAGATCAACAAGCGAAACAACCTGGAGAACGACTTTGTCATCCTTAAGAAG GATGTAGACTCGGCCTACCTGGTCAAAGCAGATCTGGAGGATAAGGTTGGCGCTCTGACCGATGAAATCAACTTCCTGCGCAGCGTCTACGAGGAG GAGCTGCGTGAGCTGCAGGCCAGCATCAGAGACACGTCGGTGGTGGTGCAGATGGACAACAGCCGCAGCCTGAACATGGAGCAGATCGTCGTGGAAGTCAAAGCCCAGTATGAGGAAATCGCCGCCCGCAGCAGAGAGGAAGCCGAGGCCTGGTACAAGAGCAAG TTTGACCAGATGTCGGTCCAAGCCAGTCAGTTTGGAGACGAGCTTCGCATCGTGAAGGGAGAGGTCGCCGAGGTCAACCGGCTGATCAGTCGTCTGCAGAGTGAGATCGAGGCTGTGAAAGCGCAG CGAGCCGGATTGGAAAACCAGCTGGCTGAAGCAGAGGAGCGAGGAGAGCTGGCGGTGAAAGAGGCTAAAGCTCGAACCCGAGACCTGGAGGACGCTCTGCAGAGAGCCAAGCAGGACATGGCCCGGCAGCTGAGGGAGTACCAG GACTTGATGAACCTGAAACTGGCTCTGGACATCGAGATCGCCACCTACAGGAAGCTGTTGGAGGGAGAGGAGGACAG ACTCGGGCAGCAGTCCATCCTGAACATCCAGGCCGTCTCCAGCCCCG TTCCTAAATACAGTAACGGCTaccaaagcagcagcagcagcagctctccgGCTCCGAAGCTGCTCATCAAAACCATCGAGACCAGAGATAACTCCAGATACAGCTCCCACTGA